From Paraburkholderia hayleyella, a single genomic window includes:
- a CDS encoding FadR/GntR family transcriptional regulator, translated as MDEALLLPRGLAQSNEQVAGSGAASAVWESVQMEKLSWRIAAQVRAALFSRQVKAGDFLGSEASLAQQFRVSRTAARDALRSLEAVGIVEIRMGAKGGAWIAAANLERFADALSVQLSLIGAKALEVFEAQMALEVLAAEKAAQGMTTAQRENLENALHAVEAARTQLDTFTEASLRFHEALVEASGNRVLLAQFKALRFMLMPLLAAFTDADTAERVIASHRRLFEAVCGGEVALARQLMQARIETVRARFMPAWSRSVS; from the coding sequence ATGGATGAAGCCTTACTCCTGCCTCGCGGATTAGCACAGAGCAACGAACAGGTTGCCGGTTCTGGCGCGGCGTCTGCTGTCTGGGAATCCGTGCAGATGGAAAAACTGTCGTGGCGGATTGCCGCGCAAGTGCGCGCCGCGCTCTTCTCGCGTCAGGTGAAAGCGGGCGATTTTCTCGGAAGCGAAGCCTCGCTGGCACAGCAGTTCCGCGTCAGCCGCACGGCCGCGCGCGATGCGCTGCGCTCGCTGGAAGCCGTCGGCATCGTCGAGATCCGGATGGGCGCCAAGGGCGGGGCGTGGATCGCCGCCGCCAATCTCGAACGCTTTGCCGATGCGCTGTCGGTGCAGTTGAGCCTGATCGGGGCGAAGGCGCTGGAAGTGTTCGAGGCGCAGATGGCGCTCGAAGTGCTGGCTGCGGAAAAAGCCGCCCAGGGGATGACCACGGCGCAGCGCGAGAACCTGGAAAACGCATTGCATGCCGTGGAGGCAGCGCGCACGCAACTCGATACTTTTACCGAGGCCTCGTTGCGTTTTCATGAGGCGTTGGTCGAAGCCTCCGGCAACCGTGTGCTGCTGGCGCAGTTCAAGGCGCTGCGCTTCATGCTGATGCCGCTGCTGGCGGCGTTCACCGACGCGGATACGGCTGAACGTGTGATCGCTTCGCATCGCCGCCTGTTTGAGGCCGTGTGCGGCGGCGAGGTCGCGCTCGCGCGGCAACTGATGCAGGCGCGCATCGAAACCGTGCGCGCGCGCTTCATGCCCGCCTGGAGCCGTAGCGTGAGTTAA
- a CDS encoding amidohydrolase family protein: protein MIIDAHAHVTAPDSLYVWKSGLVSHRGAHGRGSAQISDDEMLAVLNAPTFGSKSHLEQLREIGTDLQLISPRPYQMMHSEKPAKIVHWFTEETNDIIAQQARLVPQTFRGIGGLPQAYGEPVSRCLPELERCIKELGLVGVLLNTDPSEGLATHDVPDLGSEYWYPLYEKLVELDVPAYLHSAGCRSERHNYSLHFINEETVAVMALARSRVFRDFPQLKIVVSHGGGAVPYQFGRFQAPSLRPGRASEPFLDSLRRLYYDTVLYSAEALRLLIKTVGADRCIFGAERPGVGTVQDPQTGRWLDDIGPLIESFEWLSAAEKQQIFSGNARKVFRLDDVGAGAGAVSSSARAA, encoded by the coding sequence ATGATTATTGATGCGCACGCGCACGTTACCGCGCCCGATTCGCTTTACGTCTGGAAGTCCGGCCTCGTTTCCCATCGGGGCGCGCATGGCCGTGGCAGCGCGCAAATCAGCGATGACGAGATGCTCGCGGTACTCAATGCGCCGACCTTCGGCAGCAAATCGCACCTTGAGCAGTTGCGCGAGATCGGCACGGACCTGCAACTGATTTCGCCGCGTCCATATCAGATGATGCATAGCGAGAAGCCGGCGAAGATCGTTCACTGGTTCACCGAAGAGACCAACGACATCATCGCGCAGCAAGCGCGTCTCGTGCCGCAAACGTTTCGCGGCATCGGCGGTTTGCCGCAAGCGTATGGCGAACCGGTGAGCCGTTGCCTGCCCGAGCTTGAACGTTGCATCAAGGAGCTGGGTCTGGTCGGCGTGCTGCTCAACACGGATCCGAGCGAAGGTCTCGCTACCCATGACGTTCCCGATCTGGGCAGCGAGTACTGGTATCCGCTGTACGAAAAGCTGGTCGAGCTCGATGTGCCCGCGTATTTGCATTCGGCGGGGTGCCGCTCCGAGCGGCATAACTATTCCTTGCACTTCATCAACGAAGAAACGGTCGCGGTGATGGCGCTGGCGCGCTCGCGTGTGTTCAGGGATTTCCCGCAACTGAAGATCGTCGTGTCGCATGGCGGCGGTGCGGTGCCGTACCAGTTTGGCCGCTTCCAGGCGCCCTCGCTGCGTCCTGGGCGAGCCAGCGAGCCGTTTCTCGACAGCTTGCGCCGGCTCTATTACGACACCGTGCTGTATTCGGCAGAAGCGTTGCGTCTGCTGATTAAAACGGTCGGGGCGGACCGCTGTATTTTCGGTGCCGAGCGCCCGGGCGTGGGCACCGTGCAAGACCCGCAGACAGGCCGCTGGCTCGATGATATCGGGCCGCTGATCGAAAGCTTCGAATGGCTGAGCGCCGCCGAGAAGCAGCAGATTTTTTCGGGCAATGCCCGCAAGGTGTTCCGCCTTGATGACGTTGGTGCTGGTGCTGGTGCTGTTTCCAGCAGCGCGCGTGCCGCCTGA
- a CDS encoding protocatechuate 3,4-dioxygenase (extradiol catechol dioxygenase that catalyzes the oxidative cleavage of substituted catechols; part of the bacterial aromatic compound degradation pathway), giving the protein MATLVGAFAASHGPLLSMPPELWHLRSGADMKNPSHWFQGCVYDYAQLLAARAPGFAAAASEAQKQARFAACQRALDTLAERFAAARPDLVLVLGNDQREVFKDDLTPAITLFNGAQIDNIPLAEAQRLRLPPGIAEAEDGHCPPEGATYPGAPEQATQLVEALCEAGFDIAVSSRLPEGRDRQNGIPHAFGFVYRRVMRDAPPPSIPLFLNVGVAPNQPRVARCLALGHALGTALRGLPEGLRVAVVASGGMSHFVVDEALDQTVLQALALGDEDTLRGIAEPYFNGNTSEIKSWLPLVGIARSAGLTMKLIDYVACYRSEAGTGSGMAFACWE; this is encoded by the coding sequence ATGGCGACCTTAGTCGGTGCGTTTGCCGCTTCGCATGGCCCCTTGCTGTCGATGCCCCCCGAGTTGTGGCATCTGCGCTCGGGTGCCGACATGAAGAATCCGTCGCACTGGTTTCAGGGGTGCGTGTATGACTATGCGCAACTGCTCGCGGCGCGCGCGCCCGGTTTTGCCGCTGCCGCGAGCGAGGCACAAAAGCAGGCGCGTTTTGCCGCCTGCCAGCGTGCCCTCGACACGCTAGCAGAACGCTTTGCCGCTGCACGGCCGGATCTGGTGCTGGTGCTGGGCAACGATCAGCGCGAAGTGTTCAAGGACGATCTGACACCGGCTATCACGCTGTTCAATGGCGCGCAGATCGACAATATTCCGCTCGCCGAAGCCCAGCGTTTGCGCTTGCCGCCGGGTATCGCCGAAGCGGAAGACGGGCACTGCCCGCCCGAAGGCGCAACGTATCCCGGCGCGCCTGAACAGGCGACGCAACTGGTCGAAGCGTTGTGCGAGGCGGGCTTCGATATCGCGGTATCGAGCCGCCTGCCCGAAGGCCGTGATCGGCAAAACGGCATTCCTCATGCGTTTGGTTTCGTCTATCGCCGCGTGATGCGCGATGCACCGCCGCCTTCGATACCGCTCTTTCTCAACGTCGGCGTGGCGCCGAACCAGCCTCGCGTGGCGCGCTGTCTGGCACTCGGTCATGCGCTGGGCACCGCGTTACGCGGCTTGCCGGAGGGCTTGCGGGTCGCCGTGGTGGCCTCGGGTGGCATGAGCCATTTCGTGGTCGACGAGGCGCTGGACCAGACCGTATTGCAAGCCCTGGCGCTGGGCGACGAAGACACGTTGCGCGGCATTGCCGAGCCGTATTTCAACGGCAACACCTCAGAGATCAAAAGCTGGCTGCCGCTCGTGGGTATTGCACGTAGCGCTGGGCTAACGATGAAGCTGATCGATTACGTGGCGTGCTATCGCTCAGAGGCCGGGACCGGCTCGGGCATGGCGTTCGCCTGCTGGGAATGA
- a CDS encoding RraA family protein, giving the protein MHHEDDYTRRLKRLDCCAVSDALDKLGLAGTVTGLPQRSGTQRIAGRAVTVKLIEAKAHAAAQAAQAANVTGGSVSTAPRHLGTTAIEFAGPGDVIVVEQHTGLDAGSWGGILSLGASLRGIEGVIADGPVRDIDEARQYGFPVFARALTAFTARNRVAEAGTNVPVSVGTVSVSPGDYVIADNSAVIFIAVQHIERVLTAAEHIAGKEAAMAKKLLNGVPIAQVMGADYEYMLANHG; this is encoded by the coding sequence ATGCATCACGAAGACGATTACACCCGGCGCCTGAAGCGGCTTGACTGCTGCGCGGTGTCGGATGCGCTCGACAAGCTCGGGCTGGCCGGAACGGTGACGGGTTTGCCGCAACGCTCGGGTACGCAGCGGATTGCGGGCCGCGCGGTGACGGTCAAGCTGATCGAGGCCAAGGCCCATGCCGCCGCACAGGCCGCACAGGCCGCGAATGTCACAGGCGGCAGCGTCAGTACCGCACCTCGTCATCTGGGCACCACCGCGATCGAATTCGCGGGCCCCGGCGATGTGATCGTGGTCGAGCAGCACACCGGCCTCGACGCGGGTAGTTGGGGCGGGATCTTGTCGCTAGGGGCATCGCTGCGCGGCATCGAAGGCGTGATTGCCGATGGCCCGGTGCGCGATATCGACGAGGCGCGGCAATACGGTTTCCCGGTTTTTGCGCGAGCCCTGACGGCTTTCACGGCACGCAACCGGGTCGCGGAAGCCGGCACCAACGTGCCGGTGAGTGTCGGCACGGTGAGCGTGAGCCCAGGCGATTACGTCATCGCCGATAACAGCGCGGTGATCTTCATTGCCGTGCAACACATCGAGCGCGTGCTGACGGCCGCCGAACACATCGCAGGCAAGGAAGCCGCCATGGCCAAGAAGCTCCTGAATGGCGTGCCGATTGCCCAGGTGATGGGCGCCGATTACGAATACATGCTGGCCAACCACGGATAA
- a CDS encoding RraA family protein — translation MSDTNAARAQGLDTATLSDALDRLGIIGQCTGIKPRDASFRLCGRAFTILYGPPSSPPGTVGDYIDDVPEGGVVVLDNAGREDCTVWGDILTEIAHRRKIAGTVIDGICRDVSLCLALGYPVFSKGHWMRTGKDRVQVESTQVPVNIGHVRVAPGDLLVGDADGVIVIPQAHEARVLAAAEEIHAAENAIREAARQGMRLDEARAQHRYHALQTKT, via the coding sequence ATGAGCGATACGAATGCAGCACGCGCGCAGGGCCTGGATACCGCGACCCTGAGCGATGCCCTGGACCGGCTCGGCATCATTGGCCAGTGCACCGGGATCAAGCCCCGCGACGCCAGCTTCCGCCTGTGCGGACGCGCTTTCACGATCCTCTACGGCCCGCCTTCGAGCCCGCCAGGAACGGTGGGCGATTACATCGACGATGTGCCGGAAGGGGGCGTCGTGGTGCTTGATAACGCAGGGCGCGAAGATTGCACCGTGTGGGGCGACATCCTGACGGAGATCGCCCATCGCCGGAAGATCGCCGGCACCGTGATCGACGGCATTTGCCGCGACGTGAGCCTGTGCCTCGCGCTGGGCTATCCCGTGTTCAGCAAGGGGCACTGGATGCGTACCGGCAAGGACCGCGTTCAGGTGGAAAGTACCCAGGTGCCCGTGAATATTGGCCATGTCAGGGTGGCGCCTGGCGATTTGCTGGTGGGCGATGCCGATGGCGTGATCGTGATTCCACAGGCGCATGAGGCGCGGGTGCTGGCTGCGGCCGAAGAAATTCACGCCGCGGAAAACGCGATCCGCGAGGCGGCGCGCCAGGGCATGCGGCTCGATGAGGCGCGCGCCCAGCATCGCTATCACGCGCTGCAAACGAAAACCTGA
- a CDS encoding 4-carboxy-4-hydroxy-2-oxoadipate aldolase/oxaloacetate decarboxylase, with the protein MPYPFIESPLVTATIERPAAAVIDAARAFPSATLLEAANKTGALPSAIKPVSPAFRVCGPALTVHSPPGDNLWLHRALVVAQPGDVLVVYTSDFHEAGYWGEVMSTAAKARGIAGLVIDGCVRDAELLAQIGFPVFSRGLCIRGTTKDFAARGWINHPVRIGEVPVRAGDLVVGDADGVVVLAQESLGATLRAAREREDLEAQILQRITAGELTLDIYGWNR; encoded by the coding sequence ATGCCGTACCCCTTTATCGAGTCGCCGCTCGTGACCGCCACGATTGAGCGGCCCGCTGCGGCAGTGATCGACGCCGCCCGTGCTTTTCCCTCCGCCACGTTGCTCGAAGCGGCCAACAAGACGGGCGCGCTGCCCTCGGCGATCAAGCCGGTGAGTCCGGCGTTCCGCGTCTGCGGTCCGGCGCTCACGGTGCATTCGCCGCCAGGCGACAACCTGTGGCTGCATCGCGCGCTAGTGGTGGCGCAGCCCGGTGATGTGCTGGTGGTGTACACCAGCGATTTTCACGAAGCGGGTTATTGGGGCGAAGTCATGTCCACGGCCGCCAAGGCGCGCGGCATTGCGGGCCTGGTCATCGACGGTTGCGTACGCGATGCCGAACTGCTGGCGCAAATCGGCTTTCCGGTGTTTTCGCGTGGCCTGTGCATTCGCGGCACGACGAAGGATTTTGCCGCGCGTGGCTGGATCAATCATCCCGTGCGTATCGGCGAGGTGCCGGTGCGCGCGGGCGATCTGGTGGTGGGCGATGCCGATGGCGTAGTGGTGCTGGCGCAAGAATCACTGGGCGCGACGTTACGTGCTGCCCGCGAGCGCGAAGACCTCGAAGCGCAGATTTTGCAGCGGATCACCGCAGGCGAACTCACGCTCGATATCTACGGCTGGAATCGCTAG
- a CDS encoding HD domain-containing protein: protein MSHPTPAEPSLTLSERADALEHKMIAELDQRVVKSVIYTSGERDPTQAVPPPPGTGHFMMGHDPRLQVMPAAPTLADFFKYRFGPANHVLQSATHALKAGQSEKVVLACLLHDISVAGFIRGDHGYWGAQMIAPYVDEEVSWAIQYHQALRFFADETVGYGYPEAYLRYFGKEYEPEDYIRRDYEYARNHKWYMSSRSITLHDIYSFDPNAVVNLDDFTDIIGRNFRQPKEGLGFDGSPSAHIWRTIIWPTKFL, encoded by the coding sequence ATGAGCCACCCCACCCCAGCGGAGCCGTCGCTGACCCTCTCCGAGCGGGCCGACGCACTCGAACACAAGATGATCGCGGAGCTGGACCAGCGTGTCGTGAAATCGGTGATCTACACCTCGGGCGAGCGCGATCCCACCCAGGCGGTACCGCCCCCGCCGGGCACCGGCCACTTCATGATGGGCCACGATCCCCGGTTGCAGGTCATGCCTGCGGCCCCAACGCTCGCGGATTTTTTCAAATACCGCTTCGGCCCCGCCAATCACGTGCTGCAAAGCGCAACCCATGCGCTGAAGGCCGGGCAAAGCGAGAAGGTCGTACTGGCTTGCCTCTTGCACGACATCAGCGTGGCCGGTTTTATTCGCGGCGATCACGGTTACTGGGGCGCGCAGATGATTGCACCGTATGTCGACGAAGAAGTGAGCTGGGCCATCCAGTATCACCAGGCGCTGCGCTTTTTCGCCGATGAAACCGTGGGCTATGGCTACCCGGAAGCGTACTTGCGCTACTTCGGCAAGGAGTACGAGCCCGAGGACTACATCCGGCGCGATTACGAATACGCACGCAATCACAAGTGGTACATGTCGAGCCGCTCGATCACGCTGCACGATATCTATTCATTCGATCCCAACGCGGTGGTGAACCTCGATGATTTCACCGACATCATCGGCCGCAACTTTCGTCAGCCGAAGGAAGGGCTGGGTTTTGATGGCAGCCCCTCGGCGCATATCTGGCGCACGATCATCTGGCCGACGAAGTTTCTGTAA
- the hisC gene encoding histidinol-phosphate transaminase: MTTETTELRPVAPAYIGSLKPYQAGKPIEETAREYGLPEASIIKLASNENPLGMPPAARAAIDAILHGGARYPDPNGHALKTALSQRYAVEKNWITLGNGSSDILELVARAFLQAATPEADCNAVSSQYAFMAWQNAVKATGARLIQVPAKDYGHDLDAMAQAITPGTRVVYLANPNNPTGTFFTLDALRAFMERVPGNVVVLLDEAYNEYLEPALRYDSTELVRRYPNLVVSRTFSKAFGLAGLRVGFAIATPYVTDLLNRVRQTFNVNSLAQAAAIAALGDEAYLNASYRLNREGIVQFYALCTELGLEYVASQGNFVVIKVGHAGELFDALLRRGIIVRKVTDYGLGEWLRVTVGLPEENARFFSALRELVALSV, encoded by the coding sequence ATGACAACCGAAACAACCGAACTGCGTCCCGTTGCTCCCGCCTATATTGGCTCGCTCAAACCTTATCAGGCGGGCAAGCCGATTGAAGAAACCGCTCGTGAGTACGGCCTGCCCGAAGCCAGCATCATCAAGCTGGCTTCAAACGAAAACCCGCTAGGCATGCCGCCTGCTGCACGCGCCGCGATTGACGCGATTCTCCATGGCGGTGCGCGTTACCCAGACCCAAACGGCCACGCGCTGAAAACCGCGCTCAGCCAACGCTACGCGGTCGAGAAGAACTGGATCACGCTCGGCAATGGTTCGAGCGACATCCTTGAACTGGTGGCGCGCGCGTTTCTTCAGGCCGCAACGCCGGAGGCGGACTGCAATGCGGTGTCGTCGCAGTACGCGTTCATGGCCTGGCAAAACGCGGTGAAGGCGACCGGTGCGCGTCTGATCCAGGTGCCGGCCAAAGATTACGGCCACGATCTGGACGCCATGGCGCAGGCCATCACGCCGGGCACGCGGGTGGTGTATCTCGCCAACCCGAACAATCCCACGGGAACGTTCTTCACGCTCGATGCGTTGCGCGCTTTCATGGAGCGTGTGCCGGGCAACGTGGTGGTGTTGCTGGACGAGGCCTACAACGAGTATCTCGAACCTGCCTTGCGCTATGACAGCACGGAACTGGTGCGCCGCTATCCGAATCTGGTGGTGTCGCGCACGTTCTCGAAAGCCTTTGGCCTCGCCGGTTTGCGCGTCGGCTTTGCGATCGCTACGCCTTACGTGACGGATCTGCTCAACCGTGTGCGCCAGACCTTCAACGTCAACTCGCTGGCACAAGCTGCTGCGATCGCAGCCTTGGGTGACGAGGCCTATCTCAACGCGTCATACCGGCTGAACCGTGAAGGCATCGTCCAGTTCTACGCGTTGTGCACCGAACTCGGGCTGGAGTATGTCGCAAGCCAGGGCAACTTTGTTGTCATCAAGGTGGGCCATGCGGGCGAGTTGTTCGATGCGCTCTTGCGACGCGGCATCATCGTGCGCAAGGTGACCGATTACGGTCTTGGCGAATGGCTACGCGTCACGGTGGGCCTGCCCGAAGAAAACGCCCGCTTTTTCTCGGCGTTGCGCGAACTGGTGGCGCTCAGCGTTTAA
- a CDS encoding ABC transporter permease: protein MFEFILRRLSQSVLALWVMSLLVFAGVYVVGDPIALMVPDSATPEMRTRIIAALGLDQPAWLQYWNFLSHSVRGDFGTSFLTGAPVAQMILTRMPATLELALIAMLMAMLLGIPLGMYAGLRPEKFTSRLITASSTIGFSLPTFWVGLILILVCSVLFGWLPSGGRGATTSWLGMQVSFLTLDGWRHLLLPAFNLALFNIALIIRLAYSSTRETALTDYVKFARAKGLRASRIVGVHILKNIMIPLITVIGINLGGLIAFSIVTETVFAWPGMGKLLIDSINALDRPVVIAYLLTVAVIYMLINLVVDILYSLLDPRISVAAQEG, encoded by the coding sequence ATGTTCGAGTTTATTTTGCGCAGACTCTCCCAGAGCGTGCTGGCGCTGTGGGTGATGTCACTGCTGGTGTTCGCTGGCGTGTATGTGGTGGGGGATCCGATTGCGCTGATGGTGCCCGACAGCGCCACCCCCGAGATGCGTACCCGCATCATCGCGGCACTCGGGCTCGATCAGCCCGCATGGCTCCAGTACTGGAATTTCTTGAGCCATTCAGTGCGAGGGGATTTTGGCACTTCGTTCCTGACCGGCGCACCCGTCGCGCAGATGATCCTCACGCGCATGCCCGCCACGCTCGAGCTGGCGCTCATCGCCATGCTGATGGCGATGCTGCTGGGCATTCCGCTGGGGATGTACGCCGGGTTGCGTCCTGAGAAATTCACCTCGCGCCTGATCACCGCTTCATCGACGATAGGGTTTAGTCTGCCGACTTTCTGGGTCGGCCTGATCCTGATTCTCGTGTGTTCGGTGCTGTTTGGCTGGCTGCCTTCGGGCGGTCGCGGCGCGACGACATCGTGGCTGGGCATGCAGGTGAGCTTTCTCACGCTCGATGGCTGGCGTCATCTGCTCTTGCCAGCCTTCAACCTGGCGCTCTTCAATATCGCGCTGATCATCCGCCTCGCGTATTCGTCCACGCGCGAAACCGCGCTCACCGATTACGTCAAGTTCGCTCGCGCCAAAGGACTGCGCGCTTCGCGCATCGTGGGGGTGCACATTCTGAAGAACATCATGATTCCGCTGATTACCGTGATTGGTATCAATCTCGGCGGCTTGATCGCTTTTTCGATTGTGACGGAAACCGTGTTTGCATGGCCCGGCATGGGCAAGCTACTGATCGATTCGATCAATGCGCTCGACCGGCCTGTGGTGATCGCGTATCTGCTCACCGTCGCCGTGATTTACATGCTGATCAATCTCGTGGTGGACATTCTGTATTCGTTGCTGGATCCGCGGATCTCGGTGGCGGCGCAAGAGGGCTGA
- a CDS encoding ABC transporter permease: MAETGIKSNPAVATGPVPGPLAGQVAAPPLNRPHRLARIGGQLSALWREFYQSRLALTGLVLFALIAALAVFAPWIAPQNPYDLAQIDISDSQLAPLAHAASGAHRYWLGTDDQGRDMLSAILYGMRTSLYVSVICTVLALAIGVALGLTGAFYGRRVDAFIMRLADIQLSFPSILIALVFIAAFGKGVDKIIYALVLVQWAVYARTARGSALVELRKEYVEAARCLKLSDMRIIFRHVLPNCIPPLLVVATVQMATTISLEATLSFLGLGLPITEPSLGLLISNGYNYLLSGSYWISVFPGVALLLLMLCLNLMADRLRDVLNPRLKK; the protein is encoded by the coding sequence ATGGCTGAAACCGGTATCAAGTCAAACCCGGCTGTGGCCACAGGCCCGGTGCCAGGACCGCTCGCGGGACAGGTTGCCGCGCCGCCGCTCAACCGGCCCCATCGTCTGGCCCGCATCGGCGGACAACTGAGCGCGCTATGGCGCGAGTTTTATCAAAGCAGGCTGGCGCTTACGGGCCTTGTGCTGTTCGCGCTGATTGCCGCGCTCGCGGTGTTTGCGCCCTGGATCGCCCCGCAAAATCCTTACGACCTGGCGCAGATCGATATCAGCGATTCGCAACTCGCGCCGCTCGCGCATGCCGCGTCAGGCGCACACCGTTACTGGCTCGGCACTGACGATCAAGGCCGCGACATGCTCTCGGCGATCCTGTATGGCATGCGCACCAGCCTCTATGTGAGCGTGATTTGCACCGTGCTGGCGCTCGCCATTGGCGTGGCGCTCGGGCTGACGGGCGCGTTCTATGGCCGCCGGGTCGATGCTTTCATCATGCGGCTGGCCGATATCCAGTTGTCGTTTCCGTCGATCCTGATTGCGCTTGTGTTCATCGCCGCGTTTGGCAAAGGCGTCGACAAGATTATCTACGCGCTCGTGCTGGTGCAATGGGCGGTGTATGCGCGTACCGCGCGCGGCTCGGCGCTGGTCGAGCTGCGCAAGGAATACGTCGAAGCCGCGCGCTGCCTGAAACTCAGCGACATGCGCATCATTTTTCGTCACGTATTGCCGAACTGCATTCCGCCTTTGCTGGTGGTGGCGACGGTGCAGATGGCCACCACGATCTCGCTCGAAGCCACGCTGTCGTTTCTCGGGCTAGGGCTGCCGATCACCGAGCCTTCGCTGGGCCTGCTGATCTCGAATGGCTACAACTATCTGTTATCCGGCTCGTACTGGATCAGTGTGTTCCCGGGCGTCGCGTTGCTGCTCCTGATGCTATGCCTGAACCTGATGGCCGATCGCCTGCGCGACGTGCTTAACCCGAGGTTGAAAAAATGA
- a CDS encoding ABC transporter ATP-binding protein, with protein MTQPVLQVTDLSTHFTTPRGIVKAVNGVSFSVARGEILGVVGESGSGKSQTGYSVMGLIDPPGKVVGGSIRLAGEELAGLREAQWRKIRGNRIAMIFQDPMMTLNPVLRIDTQMIEAVLAHRPVSRHVALDEARRALAQVGIPAPDERLKCYPHQLSGGMRQRVAIAIALINRPEVVIADEPTTALDVTIQAQILGEIQQLCRDSGTALIWITHDLSVVAGLADRVCVMYGGRIAEYGNVAQVLDAPLHPYTRGLMNSIPSRNPKGQMLRQIPGAPPSLLALGEGCAFRTRCEFAVAECAQPIAEVQAEAGHMVRCIRPARDIHAVEAHQEIA; from the coding sequence ATGACTCAGCCAGTCCTGCAAGTGACCGATCTCTCGACACATTTCACGACGCCGCGCGGCATCGTCAAAGCGGTCAACGGAGTGAGCTTTAGCGTGGCCCGCGGCGAGATTCTCGGCGTGGTGGGGGAATCCGGTTCGGGCAAATCGCAGACGGGTTATTCGGTGATGGGCCTGATCGATCCACCAGGCAAGGTGGTGGGAGGCAGCATCCGGCTCGCGGGCGAGGAACTGGCGGGTTTGCGCGAAGCGCAATGGCGCAAGATTCGCGGTAACCGGATTGCGATGATCTTCCAGGACCCGATGATGACGCTCAACCCGGTGCTGCGGATCGACACGCAGATGATCGAAGCGGTTCTGGCGCATCGCCCGGTGAGCCGCCATGTGGCGCTCGATGAGGCGCGCAGGGCGCTGGCCCAGGTGGGAATTCCGGCGCCAGACGAGCGGCTCAAGTGTTACCCGCACCAGCTTTCCGGCGGCATGCGTCAGCGCGTGGCGATTGCGATTGCGCTGATCAACCGGCCTGAAGTGGTGATTGCCGACGAGCCCACCACCGCGCTGGATGTGACGATTCAAGCGCAGATCCTGGGCGAGATTCAGCAATTGTGCCGCGACTCAGGCACGGCATTGATCTGGATTACGCATGATTTATCGGTCGTAGCCGGGCTCGCGGATCGCGTGTGCGTGATGTATGGCGGACGTATCGCCGAATACGGCAATGTCGCGCAGGTACTCGACGCGCCGCTCCATCCCTATACCCGCGGCCTGATGAATTCGATTCCGAGCCGCAATCCCAAAGGCCAGATGCTGCGCCAGATTCCCGGCGCACCGCCCTCGTTGCTGGCGCTGGGTGAGGGGTGTGCGTTTCGCACGCGTTGTGAATTTGCTGTGGCGGAATGCGCGCAGCCCATTGCTGAAGTGCAAGCCGAGGCGGGCCATATGGTTCGCTGTATTCGTCCCGCGCGTGACATTCATGCCGTAGAGGCCCATCAGGAGATCGCATGA